A genomic window from Micromonospora sp. WMMA1947 includes:
- the mptB gene encoding polyprenol phosphomannose-dependent alpha 1,6 mannosyltransferase MptB: MPHHLSRWIGLAGSVLLAVAAYLGGALPDGELRPTPVSIWQGPNGPLIIGLWLVGTGLLAWAWWSLRDSVPSARWVLVTVALWLLPMLVAPPLGSRDVYAYACQGASFSAGINPYEQGVSALPCPWLDTISYIWRDTPAPYGPLFVLLAGAVVEATGSLLGAVVLFRALAVAGVALTAWALPVLARRCGVPPQRALWLALASPLVPVHLVSGAHNDALMIGLLVAGLAVVAARPGRPGPLLAGGALLGLAAAVKVTALVVMPFAALAAIVGAYRIRTLVRDGGWVVGGSLAALAAVTVASGLGLGFISGLEQGGLVVAWTSPPTAVGQTVGYLLAPFGVHVDALPVTRAIGMVVLIAVLIWLWFRSFRRGEPFWHAGLALTATVALSPLFHPWYWLWPLAVLAATARRTLWFSIVTVVSSFLVLADGTGLARYSKMPGAPLMTLFVIGVVVWLVRSARQGRQPVPVD, encoded by the coding sequence GTGCCTCACCACCTCTCGCGCTGGATCGGCCTGGCGGGTTCGGTGCTGCTCGCCGTGGCCGCGTACCTCGGTGGCGCCCTGCCCGACGGCGAGTTGCGTCCCACCCCGGTCAGCATCTGGCAGGGCCCGAACGGGCCGCTGATCATCGGGTTGTGGCTGGTCGGCACCGGGCTGCTGGCGTGGGCCTGGTGGTCGCTGCGGGACAGCGTGCCGTCGGCCCGCTGGGTGCTGGTCACCGTGGCCCTGTGGCTGCTGCCGATGCTCGTCGCGCCGCCGCTGGGCAGCCGGGATGTGTACGCGTACGCGTGTCAGGGCGCCAGCTTCTCGGCCGGGATCAACCCCTACGAGCAGGGCGTGTCGGCGCTGCCATGCCCCTGGCTGGACACCATCTCCTACATCTGGCGGGACACCCCGGCGCCGTACGGGCCGCTGTTCGTGCTGCTCGCCGGCGCGGTGGTGGAGGCCACCGGCTCGCTGCTCGGCGCCGTGGTGCTGTTCCGGGCGCTCGCCGTGGCCGGGGTGGCGCTCACCGCGTGGGCGCTGCCGGTGCTGGCCCGCCGCTGCGGGGTGCCGCCGCAGCGGGCGCTCTGGCTGGCGCTGGCCAGCCCGCTGGTGCCCGTGCACCTGGTCTCCGGCGCGCACAACGACGCGCTGATGATCGGCCTGCTCGTGGCCGGGCTGGCGGTGGTCGCGGCCCGCCCGGGCCGGCCCGGACCGCTGCTCGCCGGTGGGGCGCTGCTCGGACTCGCCGCCGCCGTCAAGGTCACCGCGCTGGTGGTGATGCCGTTCGCCGCGCTGGCCGCGATCGTCGGGGCGTACCGGATCAGGACGCTCGTGCGCGACGGCGGGTGGGTGGTCGGCGGCTCGCTCGCGGCGCTCGCCGCGGTGACCGTCGCGTCCGGCCTCGGGCTGGGGTTCATCAGCGGGCTGGAGCAGGGCGGGCTGGTGGTGGCGTGGACGTCGCCGCCGACGGCGGTGGGGCAGACGGTGGGCTACCTGCTGGCGCCGTTCGGGGTGCACGTCGACGCGTTGCCGGTGACCCGGGCGATCGGCATGGTCGTGCTGATCGCCGTGCTGATCTGGCTCTGGTTCCGGTCGTTCCGTCGCGGTGAACCGTTCTGGCACGCCGGGCTGGCGCTCACCGCCACCGTCGCGCTGTCCCCGCTGTTCCACCCCTGGTACTGGCTGTGGCCGCTGGCAGTGCTCGCCGCCACCGCGCGCCGCACGCTCTGGTTCTCGATCGTCACAGTGGTGTCGTCGTTCCTGGTGCTCGCCGACGGCACCGGGCTGGCCCGGTACAGCAAGATGCCCGGTGCGCCGCTGATGACCCTGTTCGTGATCGGTGTGGTCGTCTGGTTGGTACGGTCGGCTCGCCAGGGCCGGCAGCCGGTTCCCGTGGACTGA
- the mptB gene encoding polyprenol phosphomannose-dependent alpha 1,6 mannosyltransferase MptB, which produces MSEPDGPVRPVAAGLARYAGLAGAVLLTVAGWLGGALPGTPSRATLAAIWSAPHGPLTLGCWLAGTVLLVGAWWSLRWGAPSGRWAYLTAGLWSLPLLAAPPIGSRDVYSYACQGWTWTQGLSPYRVGVAAAGCPWTDSVSPIWRDTPAPYGPFFVLLAGLAVLAGGGLIGTIVALRLVAVAGVLLAALCMPGLARAAGVPTRRAAWLVLACPLVGVHLVAGAHNDALALGLLLLGLLVLVRLPGRPRALLVAGVLLGLAVAVKAVAVVALPFAALAAVLGRYTWRALLRDGGQLAASVLGTLLVVSLATGLGLGWVGGLGHSGDSQQWTSPPTAVGFVVDYAGELAGLRPRAVPVARTVALVLLAGTLVALWWWAWTTLRRLNDARQRVARLTLARPRVALLGAGLALAATVLLAPVFHPWYAIWPLTLLAVAAVPLARQVWFVAPCAVASALTLPDGSNLARFSKAPGAVLMTVLVVVVAVAGVRATLRRRTT; this is translated from the coding sequence GTGAGCGAGCCCGACGGACCCGTCCGGCCGGTCGCCGCCGGTCTCGCCCGCTACGCCGGTCTCGCCGGGGCCGTCCTGCTCACCGTCGCCGGGTGGCTCGGCGGCGCCCTTCCCGGTACGCCCTCGCGGGCCACGCTCGCCGCGATCTGGTCGGCGCCGCACGGGCCGCTGACGCTCGGCTGCTGGCTGGCCGGGACGGTGCTGCTGGTGGGCGCATGGTGGTCGCTGCGGTGGGGCGCCCCGTCCGGCCGGTGGGCGTACCTGACGGCGGGGCTCTGGTCGCTGCCGCTGCTCGCCGCGCCGCCGATCGGCAGCCGCGACGTCTACTCGTACGCCTGCCAGGGCTGGACGTGGACGCAGGGGCTCAGCCCGTACCGGGTGGGGGTCGCGGCGGCCGGCTGCCCGTGGACCGACTCGGTGTCGCCGATCTGGCGGGACACCCCGGCGCCGTACGGGCCGTTCTTCGTCCTGCTGGCCGGGCTCGCGGTCCTCGCCGGTGGCGGCCTGATCGGGACGATCGTGGCGTTGCGGCTGGTCGCGGTGGCCGGGGTGCTGCTGGCGGCGCTGTGCATGCCCGGGCTGGCCCGCGCCGCCGGGGTGCCCACCCGCCGGGCCGCCTGGCTGGTGCTCGCGTGCCCGCTGGTCGGCGTACACCTGGTGGCGGGCGCGCACAACGACGCGCTCGCGCTCGGGCTGCTCCTGCTCGGCCTGCTGGTGCTGGTCCGCCTGCCGGGCAGGCCGCGCGCGCTGCTGGTCGCCGGGGTGCTGCTGGGCTTGGCGGTGGCGGTGAAGGCGGTCGCGGTCGTGGCGCTGCCGTTCGCGGCGCTCGCCGCCGTGCTCGGCCGCTACACCTGGCGGGCGCTGCTGCGCGACGGCGGGCAGCTGGCTGCGTCGGTGCTCGGCACCCTGCTGGTCGTGTCGCTCGCCACCGGCCTCGGACTGGGCTGGGTGGGAGGGCTCGGCCACAGCGGCGACTCGCAGCAGTGGACCTCCCCGCCCACCGCTGTCGGCTTCGTCGTCGACTACGCCGGCGAGCTGGCCGGGCTGCGGCCACGGGCGGTGCCGGTGGCCCGGACGGTCGCGCTGGTGTTGCTGGCCGGCACGCTCGTCGCGCTCTGGTGGTGGGCGTGGACGACGCTGCGACGGCTCAACGACGCCCGGCAGCGGGTCGCCCGGCTGACGCTGGCCCGGCCCCGGGTGGCGCTGCTCGGCGCGGGACTGGCGCTCGCCGCCACCGTGCTGCTCGCCCCGGTCTTCCACCCCTGGTACGCGATCTGGCCGCTGACGCTGCTCGCGGTCGCGGCGGTGCCGCTGGCCCGGCAGGTCTGGTTCGTGGCGCCCTGCGCGGTGGCCTCGGCGCTCACCCTGCCCGACGGATCCAACCTGGCCCGGTTCAGCAAGGCGCCGGGCGCGGTGCTGATGACGGTGCTGGTGGTGGTCGTCGCGGTCGCCGGTGTCCGGGCCACTTTGCGCCGCCGCACGACGTAA
- the glnA gene encoding type I glutamate--ammonia ligase, with protein sequence MFANSEELLRYLANEDVKFVDVRFCDLPGVMQHFNLPVESFDDSVFTDGLAFDGSSIRGFQAIHESDMLLLPDVATAFIDPFRAQKTLALNFFIHDPFTREAYSRDPRNVAKKAEAYLAASGIADTAYFGAEAEFYIFDSIRHETSAHQSFYYIDSIEGAWNSGRIEEGGNRGYKTAYKGGYFPVPPVDHYADLRDRIVRRLVDGGFTVERSHHEVGTAGQSEINYKFSTLLHAADQLQLFKYIVKNETWAAGKTATFMPKPLFGDNGSGMHTHQSLWRGGEPLFYDETGYAGLSDTARWYIGGLLHHAPSLLAFTNPTVNSYRRLVPGFEAPVNLVYSQRNRSACTRIPVTGSNPKAKRVEFRVPDPSSNPYLAFSAMMMAGLDGIKNKIEPPAPIDKDLYDLPPEEWGDVKQVPGSLPEVLNALEADHDYLLDGGVFTPDLISTWVEWKRANEVDPVRLRPTPHEFAMYFDC encoded by the coding sequence GTGTTCGCCAATTCCGAGGAACTCCTGCGATACCTCGCCAACGAGGACGTGAAGTTCGTCGACGTACGTTTCTGTGACCTGCCCGGCGTGATGCAGCACTTCAACCTGCCGGTCGAGTCGTTCGACGACAGCGTCTTCACCGACGGCCTCGCCTTCGACGGATCCTCGATCCGCGGCTTCCAGGCCATCCACGAGTCCGACATGCTCCTGCTGCCGGACGTCGCGACCGCCTTCATCGACCCGTTCCGGGCCCAGAAGACGCTCGCGCTCAACTTCTTCATCCACGACCCGTTCACCCGCGAGGCGTACTCCCGGGATCCGCGCAACGTCGCGAAGAAGGCCGAGGCCTACCTCGCCGCCAGCGGGATCGCCGACACCGCGTACTTCGGGGCGGAGGCGGAGTTCTACATCTTCGACTCCATCCGCCACGAGACCTCCGCGCACCAGTCGTTCTACTACATCGACTCGATCGAGGGCGCCTGGAACAGCGGCCGGATCGAGGAGGGCGGCAACCGCGGTTACAAGACCGCGTACAAGGGCGGCTACTTCCCGGTGCCGCCGGTGGACCACTACGCCGACCTGCGCGACCGGATCGTGCGGCGCCTCGTCGACGGCGGATTCACCGTCGAGCGCTCGCACCACGAGGTGGGCACCGCCGGCCAGTCGGAGATCAACTACAAGTTCTCCACCCTGCTGCACGCCGCCGACCAGCTCCAGCTGTTCAAGTACATCGTCAAGAACGAGACCTGGGCCGCCGGCAAGACCGCGACGTTCATGCCCAAGCCGCTGTTCGGTGACAACGGCTCCGGCATGCACACCCACCAGAGCCTCTGGCGCGGCGGCGAACCGCTGTTCTACGACGAGACCGGCTACGCCGGCCTGTCCGACACCGCCCGCTGGTACATCGGCGGCCTGCTGCACCACGCACCCTCGCTGCTGGCCTTCACCAACCCGACGGTGAACTCCTACCGTCGCCTGGTGCCGGGCTTCGAGGCGCCGGTCAACCTGGTCTACTCGCAGCGCAACCGCTCCGCCTGCACCCGCATCCCGGTGACCGGCAGCAACCCGAAGGCCAAGCGCGTCGAGTTCCGGGTGCCGGACCCGTCCAGCAACCCGTACCTGGCGTTCTCGGCCATGATGATGGCCGGCCTGGACGGCATCAAGAACAAGATCGAGCCGCCGGCGCCGATCGACAAGGACCTGTACGACCTGCCGCCGGAGGAGTGGGGCGACGTCAAGCAGGTCCCGGGTTCGCTGCCGGAGGTGCTCAACGCGCTCGAGGCCGACCACGACTACCTGCTCGACGGCGGCGTGTTCACGCCGGACCTGATCTCGACCTGGGTCGAGTGGAAGCGGGCCAACGAGGTCGACCCGGTGCGTCTGCGCCCGACCCCGCACGAGTTCGCGATGTACTTCGACTGCTGA
- a CDS encoding RDD family protein, whose protein sequence is MPNVVFFVRGRGGATLAAVTDTAATPVPPATDPAFTPPSLGRRFGALIIDWVLCLMVARAFSDPVRDGWPPVLVLILEYGFFIGLFAQTPGMFLTRLRCVSWADGGRIGLLRGLLRGFLLALVVPALLMDEHRRGLHDRLAGSVVTDAPRR, encoded by the coding sequence ATGCCGAATGTCGTATTTTTCGTCAGGGGTCGCGGCGGCGCTACCCTGGCCGCTGTGACCGATACCGCCGCCACACCGGTGCCGCCCGCCACCGACCCCGCCTTCACCCCGCCCAGCCTCGGCCGCCGCTTCGGCGCCCTGATCATCGACTGGGTGCTGTGCCTGATGGTCGCCCGGGCGTTCTCCGACCCGGTCCGCGACGGCTGGCCGCCGGTCCTGGTGCTGATCCTGGAGTACGGCTTCTTCATCGGTCTGTTCGCCCAGACTCCCGGCATGTTCCTCACCCGGCTGCGCTGCGTGTCCTGGGCCGACGGTGGCCGGATCGGGCTGCTCCGGGGCCTGCTGCGCGGCTTCCTGCTGGCCCTCGTGGTGCCGGCGCTGCTGATGGACGAGCACCGGCGCGGCCTGCACGACCGGCTCGCCGGGTCGGTCGTCACCGACGCCCCGCGCCGCTGA
- a CDS encoding DUF4191 domain-containing protein, translating into MAKPQEKVSFGQRLKQIGMVFRFTAKQDKWFAPLTAAAVLIPLALTVVAVIAWGWIWLPIGILLALLAVLIVLNLRSNKAMMNAAEGQPGAAAQIMESMRGDWRVTPAVSSTTQMDMVHLVVGRQGVILLAEGNPQRVRGLLGQEKRRLAKVIGTAPLHDYVIGQGEGELPVRKLRMTLMRLPRALSPKDVNALDKRLKALTARPQMPKGAIPKNMRPPRGAFRQTRGR; encoded by the coding sequence ATGGCAAAGCCCCAGGAGAAGGTCTCGTTCGGCCAGCGGCTGAAGCAGATCGGGATGGTGTTCCGGTTCACCGCCAAGCAGGACAAGTGGTTCGCGCCGCTGACCGCGGCGGCGGTGCTGATCCCGCTCGCGCTCACCGTGGTCGCGGTGATCGCCTGGGGCTGGATCTGGCTGCCGATCGGCATCCTGCTCGCCCTGCTCGCCGTGCTGATCGTGCTCAACCTGCGCTCCAACAAGGCGATGATGAACGCCGCCGAGGGGCAGCCGGGCGCGGCGGCGCAGATCATGGAGAGCATGCGCGGCGACTGGCGGGTCACCCCGGCGGTCAGCTCCACCACCCAGATGGACATGGTGCACCTGGTGGTGGGCCGGCAGGGCGTGATCCTGCTGGCCGAGGGCAACCCGCAGCGCGTCCGCGGCCTGCTCGGCCAGGAGAAGCGCCGCCTCGCGAAGGTGATCGGCACCGCCCCGCTGCACGACTACGTGATCGGGCAGGGCGAGGGTGAGCTGCCGGTCCGCAAGCTGCGGATGACGCTGATGCGGCTGCCGCGCGCCCTGTCCCCGAAGGACGTCAACGCCCTCGACAAGCGGCTCAAGGCGCTCACCGCGCGACCGCAGATGCCCAAGGGCGCGATCCCGAAGAACATGCGGCCGCCGCGCGGCGCGTTCCGGCAGACCCGGGGTCGCTGA
- a CDS encoding helix-turn-helix transcriptional regulator, protein MTVRAASTVLVGRRPELTALGDALTRSRSGEPTTVLVGGEAGVGKTRLLEEFGTQVEAAGARLLVGQCLELGEAGLPFAPFAAALRDVLRHDGPAAFAGYEAEFARLLPELARMPAAVAVPAGPALADTPRGYLFDLVADLFRRIAEERPLVLVIEDLHWADRSTRDLIGFLVRAARATRLLVVCTYRTDELHRGHPLRPFLAELDRVRGVDRIELGRLDRDGTAAVLADLLGVEQYARTVDDVHERTQGNPFFIEELAAAGGPVGCAAIPETLRDLLLARVDRLPEPAQRVLRIAAAGGTRFAHQLLAEVAGLPEAELEDALRAAVAGQLVVADPDGDYEFRHALVREAVHDDLLPGEHARLHARYAAAIEAQPHLVAAGRAPAEIAHHWYAAHDHPRALTAARVAAEAAAERYAYAEQSRLLERVLELWEQVPDAADRLGMDHLRVLEDTLTAAVTAGDLSRALTLTRAALAEVDSDAEPLRAARLLDHRGRLFALLGKSDGAAELREAYRLAAAAPDGPERFAVLADIASHLMKVDPREAASVAAEAAAGASEVGTDLVLLPTRIALLHRLDGTPERGLAELRRVEARARAAGDSWALVSALVFLSDVLYELGRYDESEQAAAAGVTEARRVGISRSIGAYLLSNRAEALIALGRWDEADATCAEAARIDPPGVSGLHWLQLRAGLHLARAHPAADEVVGRALAFLRRPYLWPNHRLPLHELRVEAALAADDKLEAVRAARAALADPHLTDLPREGWPVLGAVARTAALTGDATLAAEVSTRAAALPARHPAEQAYAAGVTAVLTGVGPAAPADALVAWRAAVAAWRTAGQPYPLGRALLGLAEAAAAAGERDDVAAAVRETVELAARLGATPLGEQAATLARRVGLRGTGRPGPDLLTSREQEVLRLVAEGHSNSRIAERLFISPKTASVHVSRIIAKLDVTNRVEAAALAHRLGLLDASPPAPAQRRAR, encoded by the coding sequence GTGACCGTACGCGCTGCCAGCACCGTCCTCGTCGGCCGCCGGCCCGAGCTGACGGCGCTCGGTGACGCGCTGACCCGGTCCCGGTCCGGCGAACCGACGACGGTGCTCGTCGGCGGCGAGGCGGGTGTCGGCAAGACCCGGCTGCTGGAGGAGTTCGGCACCCAGGTGGAGGCGGCCGGCGCGCGCCTGCTCGTCGGCCAGTGCCTGGAACTGGGCGAGGCCGGTCTGCCGTTCGCCCCGTTCGCCGCCGCGCTGCGCGACGTGCTGCGCCACGACGGGCCGGCCGCCTTCGCCGGCTACGAGGCGGAGTTCGCCCGGCTGCTGCCGGAACTGGCCCGGATGCCCGCGGCCGTCGCCGTGCCCGCCGGGCCGGCCCTCGCCGACACCCCGCGCGGCTACCTGTTCGACCTGGTCGCCGACCTGTTCCGGCGGATCGCCGAGGAACGCCCGCTGGTGCTGGTGATCGAGGACCTGCACTGGGCCGACCGGTCCACCCGGGATCTGATCGGCTTCCTCGTGCGGGCCGCCCGCGCGACCCGCCTGCTGGTCGTCTGCACCTACCGCACCGACGAGCTGCACCGCGGGCACCCGCTGCGGCCGTTCCTCGCCGAGCTGGACCGGGTTCGCGGCGTGGACCGGATCGAGCTGGGCCGCCTCGACCGGGATGGCACCGCCGCCGTACTGGCCGACCTGCTCGGCGTCGAGCAGTACGCCCGGACCGTCGACGACGTGCACGAACGCACCCAGGGCAACCCGTTCTTCATCGAGGAGCTGGCCGCCGCCGGTGGCCCGGTCGGCTGCGCGGCCATCCCGGAGACGCTGCGCGACCTGCTGCTGGCCCGCGTCGACCGGCTGCCCGAGCCGGCCCAGCGGGTGCTGCGGATCGCCGCCGCCGGAGGCACCCGTTTCGCCCACCAGCTTCTCGCCGAGGTGGCCGGCCTGCCCGAGGCCGAACTGGAGGACGCGCTGCGCGCCGCCGTGGCCGGGCAGCTCGTGGTGGCCGACCCGGATGGCGACTACGAGTTCCGGCACGCGCTGGTCCGCGAGGCCGTGCACGACGACCTGCTGCCCGGCGAGCACGCGCGGCTGCACGCCCGCTACGCCGCCGCGATCGAGGCCCAACCGCACCTGGTCGCCGCCGGTCGCGCGCCGGCCGAGATCGCCCACCACTGGTACGCGGCGCACGACCACCCGCGCGCGCTCACGGCCGCCCGGGTCGCCGCCGAGGCGGCAGCCGAACGGTACGCGTACGCCGAGCAGAGCCGGCTGCTGGAGCGCGTCCTCGAACTGTGGGAGCAGGTGCCCGACGCCGCCGACCGGCTCGGCATGGACCACCTGCGGGTGCTGGAGGACACGCTCACCGCCGCGGTCACCGCCGGTGACCTCAGCCGCGCGCTCACGCTCACCCGGGCCGCGCTGGCCGAGGTCGACTCCGACGCCGAACCGCTGCGCGCCGCCCGCCTGCTCGACCATCGGGGCCGGCTGTTCGCGCTGCTCGGCAAGAGCGACGGCGCGGCCGAGCTGCGCGAGGCGTACCGGCTGGCGGCCGCCGCCCCCGACGGCCCGGAACGGTTCGCTGTGCTCGCCGACATCGCGTCGCACCTGATGAAGGTCGACCCGCGCGAGGCCGCCTCGGTCGCCGCCGAGGCCGCGGCCGGCGCGTCCGAGGTCGGCACCGACCTGGTGCTGCTGCCCACCCGGATCGCCCTGCTGCACCGCCTCGACGGCACCCCGGAGCGCGGGCTGGCCGAGCTGCGCCGGGTCGAGGCGCGGGCCCGCGCCGCCGGTGACTCGTGGGCCCTGGTCAGCGCGCTGGTCTTCCTCTCCGACGTGCTCTACGAGCTGGGCCGCTACGACGAGTCGGAGCAGGCGGCCGCGGCCGGGGTGACCGAGGCGCGCCGGGTCGGCATCAGCCGCTCGATCGGGGCGTACCTGCTGTCGAACCGGGCCGAGGCGCTGATCGCGCTGGGCCGCTGGGACGAGGCGGACGCCACCTGCGCCGAGGCGGCCCGGATCGACCCGCCCGGCGTCTCCGGGCTGCACTGGCTGCAACTGCGCGCCGGGCTCCACCTGGCCCGCGCCCATCCCGCCGCCGACGAGGTCGTCGGGCGGGCGCTCGCGTTCCTCCGGCGCCCCTACCTGTGGCCCAACCACCGGCTGCCGCTGCACGAGCTGCGCGTGGAGGCCGCGCTCGCCGCCGACGACAAGCTGGAAGCGGTACGCGCGGCGCGCGCCGCCCTGGCCGACCCGCACCTGACCGACCTGCCGCGCGAGGGGTGGCCGGTGCTCGGTGCGGTGGCGCGTACCGCCGCGCTGACCGGGGACGCCACGCTCGCCGCCGAGGTGTCCACGAGGGCCGCCGCGCTGCCCGCCCGGCACCCGGCCGAGCAGGCGTACGCGGCAGGCGTCACTGCCGTCCTGACCGGGGTCGGTCCCGCCGCTCCCGCCGACGCGCTCGTCGCGTGGCGGGCGGCGGTGGCGGCGTGGCGGACGGCCGGGCAGCCGTACCCGCTGGGCCGGGCGCTGCTCGGGCTGGCCGAGGCGGCCGCCGCGGCGGGCGAGCGGGACGACGTGGCCGCCGCGGTACGGGAGACAGTGGAGTTGGCCGCCCGGCTGGGCGCCACCCCGCTGGGCGAGCAGGCGGCGACACTGGCCCGCCGGGTCGGGCTGCGCGGCACCGGGCGACCCGGTCCGGACCTGCTGACCAGCCGGGAACAGGAGGTGCTGCGGCTGGTCGCCGAGGGGCACAGCAACAGCCGGATCGCCGAGCGCCTGTTCATCTCGCCGAAGACGGCGAGCGTGCACGTGTCCCGGATCATCGCCAAGCTCGACGTGACCAACCGGGTGGAGGCCGCCGCGCTGGCCCACCGTCTCGGCCTGCTCGACGCTTCGCCGCCCGCCCCGGCACAGCGCCGCGCCCGGTAG
- a CDS encoding DUF423 domain-containing protein, translating into MTAGVREEPRESVRPRTPRRLPLPTLLALLVGLAAVGYRLALLFADVPPTNSDEATMGLAALHIARGDGFPVWFYGQAYMGTLEAYLAAPLVALAGPSVLVLRLPTLALYALFLLLSWRLTRRLGGDRWYALLVVAVLALGSDRVVKNQLIAGGGYPELNPAGAALALLTVGLCVTGAGARLPRWAAWGLVSGVLLWVDPLILPYVLTLGVLLVAWRWRELAGRAGVVLAGALLVGAAPMLADSLLHGRNPVAAVLAAGGTGTPADWADRLHGGLVLGPPLAMGFCSPGRCATWQLWWAVVFPVLLVLAALTAWHTLRRAPDGPRSAERVSAGVRLALLGGAAGVLAAYAVSNAAGQTPIESSRYLSCLAVAVPALLWPLWRAARRPAVRVARVAAVAVLAGVLGTGVAATVDVVRAAPAVHAEADRHRSLVDTLGALDVRNVRGGYWTCNRLAYATGENVLCAVVEDDLRPGFDRLPAYRREVAADPDAAWVALAGSPLAARLDERVGTESGALDVVTVAGWRIYLPRR; encoded by the coding sequence ATGACCGCCGGGGTACGCGAGGAGCCACGCGAATCCGTGCGCCCTCGTACGCCCCGGCGGCTGCCGTTGCCGACTCTGCTCGCCCTGCTCGTCGGGCTCGCCGCTGTGGGGTACCGGCTGGCGCTGCTGTTCGCCGACGTGCCGCCCACGAACAGCGACGAGGCGACGATGGGGCTGGCCGCCCTGCACATCGCCCGCGGCGACGGCTTCCCGGTCTGGTTCTACGGCCAGGCCTACATGGGCACGCTGGAGGCGTACCTGGCCGCGCCGCTGGTCGCGCTGGCCGGGCCGTCGGTGCTCGTGCTGCGGCTGCCCACGCTGGCGCTGTACGCGTTGTTCCTGCTGCTGTCCTGGCGGCTGACCCGGCGGCTCGGCGGTGACCGCTGGTACGCCCTGCTCGTCGTGGCCGTGCTGGCGCTCGGCTCGGACCGGGTGGTGAAGAACCAGCTCATCGCCGGTGGCGGCTATCCGGAGCTGAACCCGGCCGGTGCCGCGCTGGCGCTGCTCACCGTCGGGCTCTGCGTAACCGGGGCGGGCGCGCGGCTGCCCCGCTGGGCGGCCTGGGGGCTGGTCTCCGGGGTGCTGCTCTGGGTGGACCCGCTGATCCTGCCGTACGTGCTGACGCTCGGCGTGCTGCTGGTGGCGTGGCGGTGGCGGGAACTGGCCGGGCGGGCCGGGGTGGTGCTGGCGGGCGCGCTGCTGGTGGGCGCGGCGCCGATGCTCGCCGACAGCCTGCTGCACGGCCGCAACCCGGTGGCCGCGGTGCTGGCGGCCGGTGGCACGGGTACGCCCGCGGACTGGGCGGACCGGCTGCACGGCGGGCTGGTGCTCGGGCCGCCGCTGGCGATGGGCTTCTGCTCCCCCGGCCGGTGCGCCACCTGGCAGCTCTGGTGGGCCGTCGTGTTTCCGGTGCTGCTGGTGCTCGCCGCGCTCACCGCGTGGCACACGCTTCGCCGTGCCCCCGACGGTCCGCGCTCGGCGGAGCGGGTGTCGGCCGGGGTGCGGCTGGCGCTGCTCGGCGGGGCGGCGGGCGTGCTCGCGGCGTACGCGGTGAGCAACGCGGCCGGGCAGACGCCGATCGAGAGCAGCCGTTACCTGTCGTGCCTGGCGGTCGCCGTGCCGGCCCTGCTCTGGCCACTGTGGCGGGCCGCCCGCCGGCCGGCGGTCCGGGTGGCGCGAGTCGCGGCGGTGGCGGTACTAGCGGGTGTGCTCGGCACCGGCGTGGCGGCCACGGTGGACGTGGTCCGGGCGGCGCCGGCCGTGCACGCCGAGGCCGACCGGCACCGGTCGCTCGTGGACACGCTCGGCGCGCTCGACGTGCGGAATGTGCGCGGCGGCTACTGGACGTGCAACCGGCTCGCCTACGCCACCGGCGAGAACGTGCTCTGCGCCGTGGTCGAGGACGACCTGCGCCCCGGTTTCGACAGGCTGCCCGCGTACCGGCGGGAGGTGGCGGCCGACCCGGACGCGGCCTGGGTGGCGCTCGCCGGCTCGCCGCTGGCCGCCCGGCTGGACGAACGCGTCGGCACCGAATCGGGCGCGCTCGACGTCGTCACCGTCGCCGGCTGGCGGATCTACCTGCCACGCCGCTGA